The sequence below is a genomic window from Aphanothece sacrum FPU1.
ACCGACAACTATTTTTATGGAAACTCCTGGTTTATTACCATTTGCTGTTCTCAGTCGTACCGATAACCCTACAGAAACATTAACTCAAATTGCCTCTATTATTGACGATATTCCTAACCGACAAAGACAAGGTGATATTAGTGCCTCCACTGCTATTCTATCTGGGTTAAAATTAGATCAAGAGAGTATTCAACGAATTCTTAGGAGTGATATCATGCGCGAATCAGTTATTTATCAAGAAATTTTCCATGAAGGTGAAATTCAAGGAGAAAAAAAAGGTGAAAAGAAAGGAGAACAAAAAGCAATTAGAAAAATAGCTTTAAATATGCTTCAAAATAACATGAATCTGGAGGATATTGTTAAGCTAACAGGACTAACCTTAGAACAAATTCAGCAAATTAGTTTATCTTTGAATAACCAAGAACAATCAAAGTAAAAATTAATCTTATGCACGAATCAGTTATCTATGAAAAAATTTTCCATGAAGGTGAAATCAAAGCTATCCGAAAAATAGCTTTAAATATGCTCAAAAATAACATGAATATGGAGGATATTGCTAAAGTAACAGGATTAACTTTAAAAGAAATTCAACAACTTAGTTTATCTTTGAATCAGGAGGATTAATTTATCTACTTGAGGTTTTATGAAAACTCTAATCACGTTAAAAATAGAGAAATTTGAAGAAAAAGGACAAGAGTATTTTGTGGCAACTACCGAACAAATACAAGGATTAGTTGCTGAAGGTAACACCATTGAGGAAGTCGTAGAAATTGCTTCAGATTTAGCTAAAATTTTAACCGACAATGATGATTATGGAACGAGATAAGGTACTTAATATCCTAAAAAT
It includes:
- a CDS encoding Rpn family recombination-promoting nuclease/putative transposase, encoding MYDNVCKFLAERFSSDFANWLLNKPIELTELKPTELSLNPIRADSLIFLQSEEIVLHIEFQTSPDEDIPFRMTDYRLRVYRRYPNKEMYQVVIYLKPSNSELVYQNTFELTNLRHQFQIIRLWEEPTTIFMETPGLLPFAVLSRTDNPTETLTQIASIIDDIPNRQRQGDISASTAILSGLKLDQESIQRILRSDIMRESVIYQEIFHEGEIQGEKKGEKKGEQKAIRKIALNMLQNNMNLEDIVKLTGLTLEQIQQISLSLNNQEQSK
- a CDS encoding DUF1902 domain-containing protein, which codes for MKTLITLKIEKFEEKGQEYFVATTEQIQGLVAEGNTIEEVVEIASDLAKILTDNDDYGTR